The following proteins are co-located in the Candidatus Zixiibacteriota bacterium genome:
- a CDS encoding diguanylate cyclase, producing MKLFLDRHKTLLPRVDRVYFLTRVMILAALGWFILGGTGQEGDRLLFQFILGTFCINLVILWAAVKGRFDLKLAYLSTIVYDLILIPTLILYTGGTNSSFYLLYFLTVSVGAYVLTVWFASAVTATVVVGYLAVNYQSLDVDTIFDMSMRIGLIVVFFAAISYASEYMRRSEKRLLKLFNTLNRRTSELEKSQAQLEMIYENTRILASILDTDGVVKEVVRIMGEVLQYECHALIFRDRWGNCYYRARSQRGRHNFHLKAIDLEAEELLARVCKIGEPVSINDIRTRDDYTAQSTEARAVMLVPLVSHGSTNGVLVAESNEVAGFKGKHVQMISVVARSAALALENAELHKRTEELTIIDELTETYNYRFFVQKLEEEKRRALRYNLPLSLVMVDIDFFKKFNDSYGHETGNVVLRHLSAIIKKCIRDVDFFVRYGGEEFAVILPQTASHEARTIGERIRSQVERTAIEAGKAGHLRITVSVGVSSFPENGKSHEELVSVTDQALYRAKGEGRNLVCTK from the coding sequence ATGAAATTGTTTTTAGACAGACATAAGACGCTGCTGCCTCGGGTGGACCGAGTCTACTTTCTGACGAGAGTAATGATTCTGGCCGCTCTGGGTTGGTTTATTCTGGGCGGTACCGGTCAAGAAGGTGACCGGCTGTTGTTTCAGTTCATTCTGGGGACTTTCTGTATCAACCTGGTCATTCTGTGGGCAGCAGTGAAAGGGCGGTTCGATCTCAAACTGGCCTACTTGTCGACTATCGTTTACGATCTTATCCTGATACCGACGCTAATCCTTTACACCGGCGGCACCAATTCATCGTTTTATCTTCTGTACTTCCTGACCGTATCGGTAGGGGCCTACGTGTTGACTGTCTGGTTCGCCAGCGCGGTGACGGCAACTGTGGTCGTCGGCTATCTGGCCGTCAACTACCAATCCCTTGATGTTGACACCATATTTGATATGTCCATGAGAATAGGCTTGATAGTCGTGTTCTTCGCCGCCATATCGTATGCCTCCGAATACATGCGTCGGTCCGAAAAGCGCTTACTGAAACTTTTCAACACTCTCAATCGACGCACCTCCGAGCTTGAAAAATCGCAGGCGCAACTGGAGATGATCTATGAGAACACCCGTATTCTGGCCTCCATTCTGGACACCGACGGCGTGGTCAAGGAGGTAGTCAGGATTATGGGCGAGGTCCTGCAGTATGAATGTCATGCCTTGATATTCCGCGACCGATGGGGCAACTGCTACTATCGAGCCCGCTCTCAGCGAGGGCGCCACAATTTTCACCTCAAAGCAATCGACCTCGAGGCGGAAGAGTTGCTGGCACGGGTCTGCAAAATCGGCGAGCCGGTCTCCATAAATGATATCCGCACTCGTGATGACTATACCGCGCAATCGACTGAGGCGCGGGCAGTGATGCTGGTACCTTTGGTCTCCCACGGTTCCACCAACGGTGTGTTGGTGGCCGAATCCAATGAAGTGGCCGGTTTCAAAGGGAAACACGTACAGATGATATCGGTCGTGGCGCGCTCGGCCGCCCTGGCCCTGGAGAACGCTGAACTCCACAAACGGACCGAGGAGTTGACGATTATCGATGAGTTGACCGAAACCTACAACTACCGTTTCTTCGTACAAAAGCTGGAAGAAGAAAAGCGCCGTGCCCTGCGCTATAACCTGCCGCTGTCTTTAGTAATGGTGGATATCGATTTCTTCAAGAAGTTCAACGATAGTTATGGTCACGAGACCGGCAATGTTGTTTTGCGCCATCTGTCAGCCATCATAAAAAAGTGTATCCGAGATGTCGACTTTTTCGTTCGTTATGGTGGTGAGGAGTTTGCCGTCATCCTGCCGCAGACGGCCAGCCATGAAGCCCGCACGATTGGCGAACGAATACGCTCACAGGTGGAAAGAACGGCCATCGAGGCAGGCAAGGCCGGTCATTTGAGAATCACCGTATCGGTCGGTGTGAGTTCTTTCCCGGAGAACGGAAAGTCACATGAAGAACTGGTGTCGGTAACCGACCAGGCTCTCTACCGAGCCAAGGGCGAAGGAAGAAACCTGGTATGTACCAAATAG
- a CDS encoding SpoIID/LytB domain-containing protein has product MTARIGTAFLVLALAFSCATVPLLKDETPSSFMRIPFVRVLLDESQTQVTVGGDRQFAIECLKDGEQEVYYSNRPVTIINRGQFLAVENTQQAVITENIDEVNVIPRGATNRLQVGGKRYRGLMKLLPDGYVVQLINVVYMEDYLRGVVPPEIGKRADSEIEAVKAQAVAARTYAMAHLQQYPSEQYDMKSSIMDQVYQGLSVENDLINRSIDGTAGQTITFDDKFINAYYHSTCGGMTDDIESVWDRKETPYLKAVADSGACSWSKYYTWREVFTESQLRGRLEQYLSSDRGRDMVISRITDVVPAERSPGGRIAMMTVVTEAGNYSFKKDRIRWVVGRTSNPDLILPSDRFDVVIKRDASGRVETVTFKGRGYGHGVGMCQCGAIGLARQGWSFNAILQHYFTGVELQTKY; this is encoded by the coding sequence ATGACGGCTCGAATAGGCACCGCCTTTTTAGTGCTCGCTCTTGCTTTCAGTTGCGCCACCGTGCCGCTATTGAAAGATGAAACCCCATCCTCGTTCATGCGCATTCCTTTTGTGCGTGTGCTACTTGATGAATCCCAGACACAGGTCACTGTGGGCGGTGACCGTCAGTTTGCCATCGAGTGTCTCAAGGACGGTGAGCAGGAAGTCTACTATTCCAACCGACCGGTCACGATAATCAATCGCGGACAGTTCCTCGCCGTCGAGAACACGCAGCAGGCTGTGATTACCGAGAACATCGACGAAGTCAACGTCATACCGCGAGGCGCCACCAACAGGTTGCAGGTGGGAGGGAAGCGGTATCGTGGTCTGATGAAGCTGCTCCCCGACGGTTATGTCGTCCAGTTGATCAATGTCGTTTACATGGAAGACTATCTGCGCGGCGTCGTACCGCCCGAGATTGGGAAGCGCGCCGACAGCGAGATCGAAGCGGTCAAGGCGCAAGCAGTGGCTGCACGCACTTATGCCATGGCTCATTTGCAGCAGTATCCGTCTGAACAGTATGACATGAAGTCAAGCATCATGGATCAGGTCTATCAAGGCCTGTCAGTAGAGAACGATTTGATCAATCGCTCAATCGATGGCACGGCCGGTCAGACTATCACTTTTGATGATAAGTTTATCAACGCCTACTATCACTCCACCTGCGGCGGCATGACCGACGACATCGAGAGCGTCTGGGACCGCAAGGAGACGCCCTACCTGAAAGCGGTAGCGGATTCAGGCGCCTGTTCCTGGTCAAAGTATTACACCTGGCGAGAGGTCTTCACCGAAAGTCAGTTAAGAGGACGGCTCGAACAGTATTTGTCCAGTGATCGCGGACGCGATATGGTAATCAGCCGCATCACCGACGTCGTGCCGGCCGAGCGATCACCCGGCGGACGGATCGCCATGATGACAGTGGTCACCGAGGCGGGCAACTACAGTTTCAAGAAGGACCGCATTCGATGGGTGGTCGGGCGTACTTCCAATCCGGACTTGATTCTGCCGTCTGATCGATTCGATGTTGTTATCAAACGCGATGCCTCCGGCCGCGTCGAGACCGTTACTTTCAAAGGACGCGGGTATGGGCATGGTGTCGGAATGTGCCAGTGTGGCGCCATAGGATTGGCTCGACAGGGATGGTCTTTCAATGCCATCCTGCAACATTATTTCACCGGCGTGGAACTACAAACGAAGTATTGA
- a CDS encoding anhydro-N-acetylmuramic acid kinase: protein MSLDQLIKRKQLTCLGLNSGTSADSLDLALMRIRRTNKRVAVKYLCGTERRFDPDMKSLIHASADAEKLAPEDTIELDGLLGMFFGRAARSYITQLERRGVKVDMVASHGQTIRHCPEKVKRLGRWVHGTMQLGSIERIAAGTGRITVGDFRQAEVAVGGEGAPVTVGAMHRLFARPTESRLIVNIGGMANYFYLPSKESGLKTAAADCGPGNSLCDLLCARLFKLDYDTGGRLAASGSVYQDLLADLTTDDFFVGRTKSTGRERFGPAMVDRIIAFGKRYRVSAVDMLRTAAELTVIGIVRSLRPLLRRDKSLEKLYLTGGGRRNIFFVRQLVQSLPRLQIRSADELGVDADCIEAAAYAVMGEACIRAESLPTTAHRRAMQPVLGRIAQPPHVTHGRR from the coding sequence ATGTCATTGGACCAATTGATCAAACGCAAACAGCTCACCTGTCTGGGTCTGAACTCAGGCACCTCGGCCGACAGTCTCGACCTGGCCCTGATGAGAATACGACGCACCAACAAAAGAGTCGCGGTGAAGTATCTGTGTGGAACCGAACGCAGGTTCGACCCCGATATGAAATCATTGATCCACGCCTCAGCCGACGCCGAGAAGTTGGCGCCCGAAGACACTATCGAGCTGGACGGATTGCTGGGAATGTTCTTCGGTCGTGCGGCAAGATCGTATATTACTCAACTGGAACGTCGGGGAGTCAAAGTTGACATGGTTGCTTCGCACGGACAAACGATACGCCACTGCCCGGAGAAAGTAAAGCGTCTGGGGAGATGGGTCCACGGGACCATGCAACTGGGCTCGATCGAGCGAATCGCCGCCGGCACCGGACGCATCACCGTCGGCGATTTCAGACAGGCAGAGGTAGCCGTGGGCGGTGAAGGCGCGCCTGTCACAGTGGGTGCGATGCATCGCTTGTTCGCCCGGCCCACCGAGTCACGACTGATTGTCAATATCGGCGGCATGGCCAACTACTTCTATCTCCCGTCCAAAGAGTCCGGGTTAAAAACCGCGGCGGCCGACTGCGGACCCGGAAACAGTCTGTGTGATCTCTTGTGTGCGCGCCTGTTCAAACTCGATTACGATACGGGCGGTCGCCTGGCCGCATCGGGAAGTGTCTACCAGGACCTGCTGGCGGACCTGACCACCGACGATTTCTTTGTCGGTAGAACAAAGTCCACCGGACGTGAGCGTTTCGGCCCAGCCATGGTCGACCGCATTATCGCTTTCGGCAAACGGTATCGGGTCTCGGCCGTGGATATGTTGAGAACGGCCGCCGAACTGACGGTTATCGGTATAGTTCGCTCACTGCGCCCACTCTTGCGACGCGATAAGAGTTTGGAAAAGTTGTATTTGACCGGTGGCGGTCGGCGCAACATTTTCTTTGTAAGACAGCTTGTGCAGTCCCTGCCAAGGCTGCAGATTCGCTCGGCTGATGAGCTTGGTGTCGATGCCGATTGTATCGAAGCGGCCGCCTATGCCGTGATGGGTGAGGCCTGTATCCGAGCCGAGAGCCTGCCGACAACGGCCCACCGGCGTGCCATGCAGCCGGTGTTGGGCAGGATTGCTCAACCGCCACATGTAACCCACGGCAGACGGTGA